A portion of the Falco naumanni isolate bFalNau1 chromosome 9, bFalNau1.pat, whole genome shotgun sequence genome contains these proteins:
- the NHLRC2 gene encoding NHL repeat-containing protein 2 isoform X1: MAAGGLAGLLPAQTQLEYALLDADTAQEKENLVYQYLKKMDSRERDLAVPELGGDLQWLNTEGPISLHKDLCGKVVVLDFFTYCCINCLHLLPDLHALEHQYSDKDGLIIVGVHSAKFPNEKVLDNIKSAVLRYNIVHPVVNDADATLWHELEVSCWPTLVILGPRGNMLFSLVGEGHREKLFLFTSMTLKFYKERGQIKDNSIGIKLYRDSLPPSPLLFPGKVTVDNSGERLVIADTGHHRILVTQKNGQILHTIGGPNSGRRDGRFSEAAFNSPQGIAIKNNVIYVADTENHLIRKIDLELEVVTTVAGIGIQGVDKEGGAKAEEQPISSPWDVVFGNSKCFVVPLHSRGSTFSVIHGDSSLTLQKVSGTQEDDVLWIAMAGIHQVWALMLEGGKLPKGSDLKKGVCLRFAGSGNEENRNNAYPHKAGFAQPSGLCLASEEPWNCLFVADSESSTVRTISLKDGAVKHLVGGERDPLNLFAFGDVDGAGINAKLQHPLGVTWDKKRKLLYVADSYNHKIKVVDPKMKNCATLAGTGEASNIIGSSFTQSTFNEPGGLCVEESGGLMYVADTNNHQIKVLDLETKILSMLPILHPEACDVPDNLPVQKDKITNLPKLPKSAPNVQLPSLTVAPGQTIQFLLKLTLPPDSKLNEEAPNSWFITAEDNTWLLQGQCLSGEIRDVSRQTIIPFQLPRSCQSAEAILAIKACLYYCSKGGSACMMKGISFSQPLWIGGTNQGSLTQIELIHAFLTN; encoded by the exons ATGGCGGCGGGAGGCCTGGCGGGGCTGCTGCCCGCCCAGACCCAGCTGGAGTACGCCCTGCTGGACGCCGACACAGCCCAGGAGAAGGAGAACCTGGTCTACCAGTACCTGAAGAAGATGGACAGCCGGGAGCGGGACCTAGCGGTGCCCGAGCTCGGCGGAG ATCTACAGTGGTTAAACACTGAAGGTCCTATTTCTCTTCACAAAGACCTTTGTGGAAAAGTTGTGGTGTTGGATTTCTTTACTTACTGCTGCATCAATTGCTTGCACCTGCTGCCTGATCTCCACGCATTAGAGCACCAGTACTCTGATAAAG atggTCTTATTATTGTTGGTGTCCACTCAGCAAAATTCCCCAATGAAAAAGTTCTGGATAACATTAAAAGTGCCGTTTTGAGGTATAATATTGTCCACCCTGTAGTAAATGATGCAGATGCAACACTGTGGCATGAACTAGAAGTGTCCTGCTGGCCAACTCTGGTAATTCTCGGGCCTCGTGGAAATATGCTGTTTTCCCTTGTTGGAGAGGGACACAGAGAgaagttgtttttatttacttctatGACGCTGAAATTCTACAAGGAGAGGGGACAAATCAAAGATAACAGCATTGGAATAAAGCTATACAGAGATTCCCTCCcaccttctcctctgctgtttCCTGGCAAAGTGACCGTAGATAATTCAGGAGAAAGGCTTGTAATAGCAGACACTGGACATCATAGAATTTTGGTTACTCAAAAAAATGGACAAATTCTACACACTATTGGAG GTCCAAACAGTGGAAGGAGAGATGGAAGGTTTTCAGAGGCAGCTTTCAACTCGCCACAAGGGATTgctataaaaaataatgttatttatgTAGCTGATACAGAAAATCACCTAATTAGAAAG ATTGACCTGGAATTAGAGGTGGTGACCACGGTTGCAGGCATTGGGATACAAGGTGTTGATAAGGAAGGTggagcaaaagcagaagaacagCCTATCAGCTCTCCGTGGGATGTGGTCTTTGGAAATTCAA AGTGTTTTGTAGTACCACTACATTCCAGAGGAAGCACTTTTTCAGTTATTCATGGTGATTCTTCCCTAACTCTACAAAAAG tttcaggGACCCAGGAAGATGACGTTTTATGGATAGCAATGGCAGGCATTCATCAGGTATGGGCACTGATGTTGGAAGGTGGAAAACTACCGAAGGGAAG TGATTTAAAGAAAGGAGTCTGCCTTCGATTTGCTGGGAGTGGAAatgaagagaacagaaacaatGCGTACCCACATAAGGCAGGCTTTGCACAGCCTTCGGGGCTCTGTCTGGCTTCTGAGGAACCATGGAACTGCCTTTTTGTAGCGGATAGTGAGAGCAGCACTGTGCGAACCATCTCTCTGAAAGACGGAGCGGTGAAGCACCTTGTAGGAGGAGAGAGAGATCCTTTG AATTTGTTTGCCTTTGGTGATGTGGACGGAGCAGGCATAAATGCAAAGCTGCAGCATCCCTTAGGAGTAACATgggacaagaaaagaaaactgctctATGTGGCAGATTCCTATAATCATAAG ATAAAGGTTGTAGATCCCAAGATGAAGAACTGTGCTACCCTGGCAGGCACAGGAGAGGCAAGCAACATTATTGGTTCGAGCTTTACACAGTCAACTTTTAATGAGCCAGGAGGTTTGTGTGTTGAAGAAAGTGGCGGCTTGATGTATGTTGCAGACACGAATAATCATCAGATCAAAGTGTTGGATTTGGAAACGAAAATTCTTTCCATG CTGCCTATCCTGCATCCAGAAGCATGCGATGTTCCAGACAACCTGCCTGTGCAAAAGGATAAAATAACAAACCTTCCAAAACTGCCTAAATCTGCACCAAATGTTCAACTTCCTTCACTAACTGTAGCTCCTGGCCAGACaattcagtttttattaaagTTGACTCTTCCTCCAGATTCAAAACTGAATGAAGAAGCACCCAATTCCTGGTTTATCACAGCAGAAG ATAATACCTGGTTGCTTCAAGGACAGTGTCTGTCTGGAGAAATAAGGGATGTTTCCCGTCAAACTATCATTCCCTTTCAGTTACCCAGGAGCTGTCAGTCAGCTGAAGCTATCCTGGCTATCAAAGCATGCCTGTACTATTGCAGCAAAGGTGGCAGTGCCTGTATGATGAAAGGAATCTCATTCAGTCAGCCTTTATGGATAGGTGGTACAAACCAAGGCAGCCTGACTCAGATTGAACTGATACACGCATTTTTAACCAACTAA
- the NHLRC2 gene encoding NHL repeat-containing protein 2 isoform X2, whose amino-acid sequence MAAGGLAGLLPAQTQLEYALLDADTAQEKENLVYQYLKKMDSRERDLAVPELGGDLQWLNTEGPISLHKDLCGKVVVLDFFTYCCINCLHLLPDLHALEHQYSDKDGLIIVGVHSAKFPNEKVLDNIKSAVLRYNIVHPVVNDADATLWHELEVSCWPTLVILGPRGNMLFSLVGEGHREKLFLFTSMTLKFYKERGQIKDNSIGIKLYRDSLPPSPLLFPGKVTVDNSGERLVIADTGHHRILVTQKNGQILHTIGGPNSGRRDGRFSEAAFNSPQGIAIKNNVIYVADTENHLIRKIDLELEVVTTVAGIGIQGVDKEGGAKAEEQPISSPWDVVFGNSISGTQEDDVLWIAMAGIHQVWALMLEGGKLPKGSDLKKGVCLRFAGSGNEENRNNAYPHKAGFAQPSGLCLASEEPWNCLFVADSESSTVRTISLKDGAVKHLVGGERDPLNLFAFGDVDGAGINAKLQHPLGVTWDKKRKLLYVADSYNHKIKVVDPKMKNCATLAGTGEASNIIGSSFTQSTFNEPGGLCVEESGGLMYVADTNNHQIKVLDLETKILSMLPILHPEACDVPDNLPVQKDKITNLPKLPKSAPNVQLPSLTVAPGQTIQFLLKLTLPPDSKLNEEAPNSWFITAEDNTWLLQGQCLSGEIRDVSRQTIIPFQLPRSCQSAEAILAIKACLYYCSKGGSACMMKGISFSQPLWIGGTNQGSLTQIELIHAFLTN is encoded by the exons ATGGCGGCGGGAGGCCTGGCGGGGCTGCTGCCCGCCCAGACCCAGCTGGAGTACGCCCTGCTGGACGCCGACACAGCCCAGGAGAAGGAGAACCTGGTCTACCAGTACCTGAAGAAGATGGACAGCCGGGAGCGGGACCTAGCGGTGCCCGAGCTCGGCGGAG ATCTACAGTGGTTAAACACTGAAGGTCCTATTTCTCTTCACAAAGACCTTTGTGGAAAAGTTGTGGTGTTGGATTTCTTTACTTACTGCTGCATCAATTGCTTGCACCTGCTGCCTGATCTCCACGCATTAGAGCACCAGTACTCTGATAAAG atggTCTTATTATTGTTGGTGTCCACTCAGCAAAATTCCCCAATGAAAAAGTTCTGGATAACATTAAAAGTGCCGTTTTGAGGTATAATATTGTCCACCCTGTAGTAAATGATGCAGATGCAACACTGTGGCATGAACTAGAAGTGTCCTGCTGGCCAACTCTGGTAATTCTCGGGCCTCGTGGAAATATGCTGTTTTCCCTTGTTGGAGAGGGACACAGAGAgaagttgtttttatttacttctatGACGCTGAAATTCTACAAGGAGAGGGGACAAATCAAAGATAACAGCATTGGAATAAAGCTATACAGAGATTCCCTCCcaccttctcctctgctgtttCCTGGCAAAGTGACCGTAGATAATTCAGGAGAAAGGCTTGTAATAGCAGACACTGGACATCATAGAATTTTGGTTACTCAAAAAAATGGACAAATTCTACACACTATTGGAG GTCCAAACAGTGGAAGGAGAGATGGAAGGTTTTCAGAGGCAGCTTTCAACTCGCCACAAGGGATTgctataaaaaataatgttatttatgTAGCTGATACAGAAAATCACCTAATTAGAAAG ATTGACCTGGAATTAGAGGTGGTGACCACGGTTGCAGGCATTGGGATACAAGGTGTTGATAAGGAAGGTggagcaaaagcagaagaacagCCTATCAGCTCTCCGTGGGATGTGGTCTTTGGAAATTCAA tttcaggGACCCAGGAAGATGACGTTTTATGGATAGCAATGGCAGGCATTCATCAGGTATGGGCACTGATGTTGGAAGGTGGAAAACTACCGAAGGGAAG TGATTTAAAGAAAGGAGTCTGCCTTCGATTTGCTGGGAGTGGAAatgaagagaacagaaacaatGCGTACCCACATAAGGCAGGCTTTGCACAGCCTTCGGGGCTCTGTCTGGCTTCTGAGGAACCATGGAACTGCCTTTTTGTAGCGGATAGTGAGAGCAGCACTGTGCGAACCATCTCTCTGAAAGACGGAGCGGTGAAGCACCTTGTAGGAGGAGAGAGAGATCCTTTG AATTTGTTTGCCTTTGGTGATGTGGACGGAGCAGGCATAAATGCAAAGCTGCAGCATCCCTTAGGAGTAACATgggacaagaaaagaaaactgctctATGTGGCAGATTCCTATAATCATAAG ATAAAGGTTGTAGATCCCAAGATGAAGAACTGTGCTACCCTGGCAGGCACAGGAGAGGCAAGCAACATTATTGGTTCGAGCTTTACACAGTCAACTTTTAATGAGCCAGGAGGTTTGTGTGTTGAAGAAAGTGGCGGCTTGATGTATGTTGCAGACACGAATAATCATCAGATCAAAGTGTTGGATTTGGAAACGAAAATTCTTTCCATG CTGCCTATCCTGCATCCAGAAGCATGCGATGTTCCAGACAACCTGCCTGTGCAAAAGGATAAAATAACAAACCTTCCAAAACTGCCTAAATCTGCACCAAATGTTCAACTTCCTTCACTAACTGTAGCTCCTGGCCAGACaattcagtttttattaaagTTGACTCTTCCTCCAGATTCAAAACTGAATGAAGAAGCACCCAATTCCTGGTTTATCACAGCAGAAG ATAATACCTGGTTGCTTCAAGGACAGTGTCTGTCTGGAGAAATAAGGGATGTTTCCCGTCAAACTATCATTCCCTTTCAGTTACCCAGGAGCTGTCAGTCAGCTGAAGCTATCCTGGCTATCAAAGCATGCCTGTACTATTGCAGCAAAGGTGGCAGTGCCTGTATGATGAAAGGAATCTCATTCAGTCAGCCTTTATGGATAGGTGGTACAAACCAAGGCAGCCTGACTCAGATTGAACTGATACACGCATTTTTAACCAACTAA